In the Magnetospira sp. QH-2 genome, one interval contains:
- a CDS encoding sensor histidine kinase gives MIQRDSIALRLMLISILWITGALALVGLVLVLLFENHIQSRFENQLADHLEELVAAGNVNADGRLTLTWSPADPRFNRPLSGWYWQVRGLDTVEGRLGSSSLKDHPLPVPGPLEPSRLVRTKGPGGWDLVVFERVIGMPRATEPYRFAVAGPTEDVAEQVGDFAEITASILGLLALVLVALVWVQIRFGLRPLTQIQSSLSDVREGRADHLPEDFPSEIKPLVSDLNEVLHYNRALLDRARTQVGNLAHALKNPLAVLANETKTLPGEQGDLLRAQVAQASENVDRYLRRARIAGAVNPLGVSVAVLPVVEDLIYSFNILYGERGLFIETDISKGATLRVDPEDLEEMLGNLMDNACKWSASRVRVTAKDQGTSPVPSLALRIEDDGPGIPQRHRGQALARGLRLDETTPGTGLGLSIVAEIAELYGGSLKLEDAPTGGLVAELVLPR, from the coding sequence ATGATCCAGCGAGATTCCATTGCACTTCGCCTGATGTTGATTTCGATCCTTTGGATTACCGGGGCCCTGGCCTTGGTAGGGCTTGTTCTTGTCCTCCTGTTCGAAAATCACATACAGAGCCGATTCGAAAATCAGCTCGCGGACCATTTGGAAGAGCTGGTTGCGGCGGGAAACGTGAATGCCGATGGACGATTGACCCTGACCTGGTCTCCTGCCGATCCCCGCTTTAACCGGCCATTGTCCGGCTGGTATTGGCAGGTGCGGGGGCTGGATACCGTGGAGGGGCGTTTGGGGTCATCCTCGCTTAAGGACCATCCATTGCCCGTTCCCGGGCCTTTGGAACCTTCCCGTCTGGTGCGGACCAAGGGGCCGGGGGGGTGGGACTTGGTGGTATTCGAGAGGGTAATCGGAATGCCTCGGGCGACGGAACCCTATCGTTTCGCCGTCGCCGGACCCACGGAGGATGTGGCCGAGCAGGTCGGCGATTTTGCCGAAATCACCGCCTCCATTCTCGGGCTGCTGGCGCTGGTTCTGGTGGCCCTGGTATGGGTGCAGATCCGTTTCGGGTTGCGTCCGTTGACCCAAATTCAAAGCAGCCTGAGTGATGTCCGGGAAGGACGCGCGGACCATTTGCCGGAGGATTTCCCGTCGGAAATCAAGCCATTGGTATCCGACCTCAATGAGGTGCTGCATTACAACCGGGCGCTCCTGGACCGGGCCCGAACCCAGGTGGGGAACTTGGCGCACGCGCTGAAAAACCCGTTGGCTGTCCTGGCCAACGAAACCAAAACCCTCCCCGGTGAGCAAGGTGACCTGCTCCGCGCACAGGTGGCCCAGGCCTCTGAAAATGTGGACCGTTACTTGCGGCGGGCACGTATCGCCGGAGCGGTGAACCCACTTGGGGTATCCGTTGCTGTGTTGCCGGTCGTCGAAGATCTAATCTATTCGTTCAATATCCTTTATGGGGAACGAGGTCTTTTCATCGAAACTGATATCTCCAAGGGGGCGACTCTCCGCGTGGACCCTGAAGATCTCGAAGAGATGCTAGGGAATCTGATGGACAATGCCTGCAAATGGAGCGCTTCCCGTGTCCGGGTGACGGCCAAAGACCAAGGGACCAGCCCCGTCCCCAGCCTGGCTCTTCGAATCGAAGACGATGGCCCCGGGATTCCTCAACGGCACCGTGGCCAGGCGTTGGCCAGGGGGCTCCGTCTGGATGAAACCACCCCGGGCACGGGATTGGGATTAAGCATCGTGGCCGAGATTGCTGAACTCTATGGTGGCTCTCTCAAGCTGGAAGATGCCCCAACAGGTGGATTGGTCGCTGAATTGGTGTTACCCCGTTAG
- a CDS encoding response regulator transcription factor: MRLLVVEDDPAMARQLRLALEGAGYVVDGAEDGEEGHFLGDTEPYDAVVLDLGLPKRGGLSVLEQWRQDGQSMPVLILSARDTWREKVLGLRSGADDYLAKPFEMEELLARVEVLVRRGAGKAEPVLACGGLALDAAAGRITLDGAPLTLTALEHRLLAYFLHHAEKVLSKTELTEHIYAYDGDRDSNTIEVLVNRLRKKIGSEAICTHRGRGYQLTDPGTVS; encoded by the coding sequence ATGCGGCTGTTGGTGGTCGAGGATGATCCGGCCATGGCCCGGCAACTGCGCCTGGCGTTGGAAGGCGCGGGCTATGTGGTCGATGGCGCCGAGGATGGCGAGGAAGGCCATTTCCTGGGCGATACGGAACCCTATGACGCGGTGGTGCTCGATCTGGGGCTGCCCAAGCGTGGCGGCTTGAGTGTGCTGGAGCAATGGCGCCAGGACGGCCAATCCATGCCGGTACTGATCCTGTCGGCCCGTGATACCTGGCGGGAGAAAGTACTTGGCCTGCGCAGCGGCGCCGACGACTACCTGGCCAAGCCCTTCGAGATGGAAGAACTGCTGGCCCGGGTGGAGGTCCTGGTGCGTCGGGGCGCCGGAAAGGCCGAGCCGGTTCTGGCCTGCGGCGGGCTGGCTCTGGACGCGGCAGCGGGGCGCATCACCCTGGATGGCGCGCCCTTGACCCTGACCGCCCTGGAACACCGGCTGTTGGCCTATTTCCTCCATCACGCCGAAAAGGTGCTCTCCAAGACCGAACTGACCGAGCATATCTATGCCTACGATGGAGATCGGGATTCCAACACCATCGAGGTGCTGGTCAACCGGCTGCGCAAGAAAATCGGGTCCGAGGCCATCTGCACCCACCGGGGCCGCGGCTATCAATTGACCGATCCTGGCACCGTTTCATGA
- a CDS encoding PepSY domain-containing protein — protein MTGPLRLLTLFSALFAAAYAWADSLPPAGLVPMDRMLERVAKDYPGRVLKVELEDEDDGPSGWVYEVKILREDGRVVEVELDAKSLDVIEVEEGHDWLDRLRGRRGDD, from the coding sequence ATGACAGGACCGCTCAGACTGCTCACCCTATTTTCCGCCCTGTTCGCGGCGGCTTATGCCTGGGCCGATTCTCTCCCGCCCGCAGGCCTGGTGCCCATGGACCGGATGTTGGAACGGGTGGCCAAGGACTATCCCGGGCGGGTGTTGAAGGTGGAACTGGAAGACGAGGACGACGGGCCCAGCGGTTGGGTCTATGAAGTCAAGATCCTGCGCGAGGACGGGCGGGTGGTGGAAGTGGAACTGGATGCCAAGAGCCTGGACGTTATCGAAGTGGAAGAGGGACATGACTGGCTGGACCGGCTACGCGGCCGCAGGGGAGACGACTGA
- a CDS encoding cytochrome b/b6 domain-containing protein yields MTKPATTKIWDLPTRLFHWLLVGTVLGALGTGLVAPASWQPLHVGLGYGVAALVGFRLVWGFAGSRYSRFGGFVFTPRETIAHARSIFRRRPPPHLGHNPAGALMIFALLGLLMLITGTGLAALGGTEKLGPLAGWVFFATGETAAQAHEWLSNGLLMLIGGHLLGVLLESRLTGENLPRAMITGHKRIHDRLDNNVIGRATSPLGTVLLAILLGIAGWAGMATKDAPAKGNLPRDITGSLYATECGDCHHAFHPSLLDSATWDRVMAGLDSHFGEDASLDPETTDLLNQALRDQSAEFFDTKGARAFTGPNATDPLRITNRSKWSKIHEDLNDALFRHARVGSRTNCGGCHQDAATGLFADRSITLPETPQ; encoded by the coding sequence ATGACCAAGCCCGCCACCACCAAAATATGGGACCTGCCGACCCGGCTATTCCACTGGCTGCTGGTCGGGACCGTGCTGGGCGCCCTGGGCACCGGGCTGGTTGCGCCCGCCTCGTGGCAGCCTTTGCATGTCGGCCTGGGCTATGGCGTTGCCGCCCTGGTCGGATTCCGCCTGGTCTGGGGCTTTGCGGGCAGTCGCTACAGCCGTTTCGGTGGTTTCGTCTTTACACCGCGCGAAACCATCGCCCATGCCCGATCCATTTTCCGCCGCCGTCCGCCCCCACATCTCGGCCATAACCCCGCCGGGGCGCTGATGATTTTCGCCCTGCTGGGCCTGTTGATGCTGATCACCGGCACCGGACTGGCGGCGCTCGGCGGCACGGAAAAACTGGGACCATTGGCGGGCTGGGTGTTCTTCGCCACGGGCGAGACCGCGGCACAGGCCCATGAATGGCTAAGCAACGGCCTGCTTATGTTGATCGGCGGTCATCTCCTGGGTGTGCTTTTGGAGAGCCGACTGACTGGCGAGAACCTGCCCCGCGCCATGATCACCGGTCACAAACGAATTCATGATCGATTGGATAATAACGTGATCGGGCGCGCCACCTCGCCCCTTGGCACGGTCCTGCTCGCCATTCTTCTGGGCATCGCGGGATGGGCTGGCATGGCGACCAAGGACGCCCCGGCGAAAGGAAATCTGCCCAGGGACATCACGGGCAGCCTATACGCCACCGAGTGCGGCGACTGTCACCACGCCTTTCACCCCAGTCTTCTGGACAGCGCTACCTGGGATCGGGTGATGGCCGGGCTGGACAGCCATTTTGGCGAGGATGCCTCGCTGGACCCGGAGACTACCGACCTATTGAACCAGGCTCTGCGCGACCAATCCGCCGAATTTTTCGATACCAAGGGCGCGCGCGCCTTCACCGGTCCAAACGCCACCGACCCCCTGCGCATCACCAACAGGTCCAAATGGTCAAAAATACATGAAGACCTGAATGATGCCCTCTTCCGTCATGCCCGGGTGGGCAGCCGGACCAACTGTGGCGGATGCCACCAAGATGCCGCCACCGGCCTGTTTGCCGATCGATCCATCACCTTACCGGAGACTCCACAATGA
- a CDS encoding DUF1924 domain-containing protein, with translation MKKTLILLAIAALPFTPARADARGDLMAQYAAEAGVPFSADRGEALFRTEFNGGKPETPACTTCHTKSPKGTGKTRAGKLIEPLALSATPTRYGDAKKVEKWFGRNCRSVLGRTCTATEKGDFLTFMMSQ, from the coding sequence ATGAAAAAGACCCTGATTCTGCTGGCCATCGCGGCCCTTCCTTTTACCCCGGCCCGGGCCGATGCGCGAGGGGATTTGATGGCCCAATATGCCGCCGAGGCAGGTGTGCCATTCTCCGCCGACCGGGGCGAAGCGCTGTTCCGCACCGAATTCAACGGCGGCAAGCCGGAAACCCCAGCCTGCACCACCTGCCACACGAAATCCCCCAAGGGCACCGGCAAGACCCGGGCGGGCAAGCTCATTGAGCCCTTGGCCCTGTCGGCGACCCCGACCCGCTATGGCGATGCCAAGAAGGTGGAAAAATGGTTCGGGCGCAACTGCCGTTCCGTGTTGGGCCGTACCTGTACCGCCACCGAAAAAGGCGACTTTCTCACCTTCATGATGAGCCAATAA
- a CDS encoding diheme cytochrome c: MKRTLIATFALGVLLASSARADDDFYGPVTHQATKDECGACHMAFQPGLLPADSWKAVMADLPNHFGEDASLPAETATEIEAYLVANAGTNGFWQRFTGGKEVTLRITDLPDWKHEHEEEVSPSAWTRADVGSKANCPACHKAAEKGYYDDD, translated from the coding sequence ATGAAACGCACCTTGATTGCCACTTTTGCCCTGGGCGTCCTGCTCGCTTCGAGCGCCCGCGCCGATGATGATTTTTACGGCCCGGTAACCCACCAGGCCACCAAGGATGAATGCGGGGCCTGCCACATGGCCTTTCAACCGGGCCTGCTGCCCGCCGATTCCTGGAAGGCGGTCATGGCGGACCTGCCGAATCACTTCGGCGAGGATGCCAGCCTCCCCGCCGAGACCGCCACGGAGATCGAGGCCTATCTGGTCGCCAATGCCGGAACAAACGGATTTTGGCAACGCTTCACCGGCGGCAAGGAGGTGACCCTGCGAATCACCGACCTGCCGGACTGGAAACATGAGCACGAAGAAGAAGTTTCCCCCAGCGCCTGGACCCGCGCGGACGTGGGCTCCAAGGCCAATTGCCCGGCCTGCCACAAGGCCGCCGAGAAGGGTTATTATGACGATGACTGA
- the carB gene encoding carbamoyl-phosphate synthase large subunit has translation MPKRTDIKSILIIGAGPIVIGQACEFDYSGAQACKALREEGYRVILVNSNPATIMTDPTMADATYVEPITPEMVERIIVKEKPDALLPTMGGQTALNTAISLYKSGALKRHGVEMIGADANAIDKAEDRERFREAMTAIGLESATSALVHNMTEAREALETIGLPLIIRPAYTLGGTGGGVAYNREEYDKIIASGLAASPTHQCLVEESIIGWKEFEMEVVRDKKDNCIIICSIENVDPMGVHTGDSITVAPALTLTDKEYQIMRNASLAVLREIGVDTGGSNVQFAINPDDGRMVIIEMNPRVSRSSALASKATGFPIAKIAAKLAVGYTLDELDNDITGVTPASFEPTIDYVVTKIPRFTFEKFPGTDALLSTSMKSVGEAMSIGSTFAESLQKGLRSMETGLNGLNEVRNVSPDTIRAALATPRPDRLLVIAQAFRFGLSLEEIRSACKYDPWFLARIQEIIEAEDSVLADGVPGDAPGLLSLKKMGFSDARLAELVDQPASWVASRRSSLNVHPVYKRVDTCAGEFASQTSYMYSCYRGDGVTLPQCESEPSDRAKVAILGGGPNRIGQGIEFDYCCVHAAYALKDANYESIMVNCNPETVSTDYDTSDRLFFEPLTAEDCIELLRVEQSRGELRGAIVQFGGQTPLKLAAALQEAGIPILGTSPDSIDLAEDRERFQILLQDLGLRQPKNAIAASADEAMVKAGDLGYPVVVRPSYVLGGRAMQIVHSPEGLAAYFEQLMIEKLKGLVSVEINAETPILLDQYLQDAIEVDVDAVSDGDGIYVAGIMQHIEEAGIHSGDSACSLPPHSLPDSIIEELRRQTHLLATGLNVVGLMNVQYAVKDGEIYILEVNPRASRTVPFVAKATGVPIAKIAARVMAGEKLADFNLPERPKFDHIAVKEAVFPFARFPGVDVLLGPEMKSTGEVMGIDSDFAHAFAKAQLGAGSILPQEGTVFISVRQGDKESAVHLSRDLTKLGFRLIATHGTARLLAEHGLEVAGINKVQEGRPHCVDAIKSGEVQLVINTTDGTQAIKDSFSIRRSALTQNVPHFTTIAGARAAVHAIAAMREAPLDVTPLQDYFSGSF, from the coding sequence ATGCCCAAACGTACAGACATCAAATCCATCCTCATCATCGGGGCCGGGCCGATTGTTATCGGCCAGGCCTGTGAGTTCGACTATTCCGGCGCCCAGGCTTGCAAGGCCCTGCGCGAGGAAGGCTACCGGGTGATCCTGGTGAACTCCAACCCGGCGACCATCATGACTGATCCGACCATGGCCGACGCCACCTATGTGGAGCCCATCACGCCGGAAATGGTCGAGCGGATCATCGTCAAGGAGAAGCCCGATGCCCTGCTGCCCACCATGGGCGGCCAGACGGCCTTGAATACGGCTATTTCCTTGTACAAATCCGGCGCCCTGAAACGCCACGGCGTGGAGATGATCGGCGCCGATGCCAATGCCATCGACAAGGCCGAAGACCGCGAACGCTTCCGCGAGGCCATGACGGCCATCGGATTGGAAAGCGCCACCAGTGCCCTCGTCCATAATATGACCGAAGCCCGCGAGGCCCTGGAGACCATCGGTCTGCCGTTGATCATCCGCCCGGCCTATACCCTCGGCGGCACCGGCGGCGGCGTGGCCTATAACCGCGAGGAATACGACAAGATTATCGCCAGCGGCCTGGCCGCCTCGCCGACGCACCAGTGCCTGGTGGAAGAATCCATCATCGGGTGGAAAGAGTTCGAGATGGAGGTGGTGCGCGACAAAAAAGACAACTGCATCATCATCTGTTCCATCGAGAACGTGGACCCCATGGGCGTGCATACGGGCGATTCCATCACCGTCGCCCCGGCCCTGACCCTGACCGACAAGGAATACCAGATCATGCGCAACGCCTCGCTGGCGGTGCTGCGCGAGATCGGCGTGGACACGGGCGGGTCCAACGTGCAGTTCGCCATCAACCCCGACGACGGGCGCATGGTGATCATCGAGATGAATCCCCGGGTGTCGCGCTCCTCGGCCCTGGCATCGAAGGCCACCGGCTTTCCCATTGCCAAGATCGCCGCCAAGCTGGCCGTCGGCTACACGCTGGATGAATTGGATAACGACATCACCGGCGTGACCCCGGCGTCGTTCGAACCGACCATCGATTACGTGGTCACCAAGATTCCGCGCTTTACCTTCGAAAAGTTCCCCGGCACCGATGCCCTACTAAGCACATCTATGAAGTCCGTGGGCGAAGCCATGTCCATCGGCTCGACCTTCGCCGAGTCCTTGCAAAAAGGCCTGCGTTCCATGGAGACCGGGTTGAATGGGCTCAACGAAGTGCGCAACGTCTCGCCCGATACCATCCGTGCCGCCTTGGCAACGCCGCGCCCGGACCGGCTTTTGGTCATCGCACAGGCCTTCCGCTTCGGCCTGAGCCTGGAAGAGATCCGTTCGGCCTGTAAGTATGACCCTTGGTTCCTGGCCCGCATTCAGGAAATCATCGAGGCCGAAGATAGTGTGTTGGCCGACGGCGTGCCCGGCGATGCCCCGGGTCTGCTGTCTTTGAAGAAAATGGGCTTCTCCGATGCCCGGCTGGCCGAACTGGTGGACCAGCCCGCTTCCTGGGTCGCTTCCCGGCGGTCCTCGCTGAATGTGCACCCTGTCTATAAGCGGGTGGATACCTGCGCCGGGGAGTTCGCCTCGCAGACGTCGTACATGTACTCGTGCTATCGCGGGGACGGGGTGACTCTGCCGCAATGCGAGTCCGAGCCGTCTGACCGCGCCAAGGTGGCCATTCTCGGCGGTGGCCCCAACCGAATCGGCCAGGGTATCGAGTTCGACTATTGTTGCGTCCATGCGGCCTATGCCCTCAAGGACGCGAACTATGAATCAATCATGGTCAACTGCAATCCGGAAACGGTTTCCACCGACTATGATACTTCCGACCGGCTGTTTTTCGAGCCGCTGACCGCCGAGGACTGCATCGAATTGCTGCGGGTGGAGCAGTCCCGGGGCGAGTTGCGCGGCGCCATTGTGCAGTTCGGCGGCCAGACGCCGTTGAAACTGGCGGCGGCCTTGCAAGAAGCAGGCATTCCGATTCTCGGAACCTCGCCCGATTCCATTGATCTGGCGGAAGACCGCGAACGGTTCCAGATCCTGTTGCAGGACCTGGGCCTGCGCCAGCCCAAGAACGCCATTGCCGCCTCCGCCGACGAGGCCATGGTCAAGGCCGGTGACCTGGGCTACCCGGTGGTGGTGCGGCCGTCCTATGTGCTGGGTGGGCGGGCCATGCAGATCGTCCATTCCCCCGAGGGCCTGGCGGCCTATTTCGAACAGTTGATGATCGAAAAGCTCAAGGGTCTGGTCTCGGTGGAGATCAATGCCGAAACCCCGATCCTGCTTGATCAGTATCTGCAAGACGCCATCGAGGTGGACGTGGACGCGGTCAGCGACGGCGATGGCATCTATGTGGCCGGGATCATGCAGCATATCGAAGAGGCGGGCATCCATTCCGGCGATTCCGCCTGCTCCCTGCCGCCTCATTCGCTACCCGACAGCATCATCGAGGAGTTGCGGCGCCAGACCCACCTGCTGGCCACGGGCCTAAACGTGGTCGGTCTGATGAACGTGCAATATGCGGTCAAGGACGGCGAGATCTATATTCTGGAAGTCAATCCCCGGGCTTCGCGCACGGTGCCCTTCGTCGCCAAGGCCACCGGCGTGCCCATCGCCAAAATTGCCGCCCGGGTCATGGCCGGAGAGAAACTGGCTGACTTCAACCTGCCCGAACGCCCCAAGTTCGATCATATCGCGGTCAAGGAGGCCGTCTTCCCCTTCGCCCGCTTCCCCGGTGTCGATGTGTTGCTGGGCCCGGAAATGAAGTCAACCGGCGAAGTGATGGGCATCGACAGCGATTTCGCCCATGCCTTTGCCAAGGCTCAGTTGGGCGCGGGATCCATTCTGCCTCAGGAAGGCACGGTATTTATCTCCGTCCGCCAAGGGGACAAGGAATCGGCCGTGCATCTGTCGCGAGATTTGACCAAGCTGGGCTTCAGATTGATCGCCACCCACGGCACGGCGCGCCTGTTGGCCGAACACGGCCTTGAAGTCGCGGGCATCAACAAGGTGCAAGAAGGCCGCCCCCACTGCGTCGATGCCATCAAAAGCGGTGAAGTACAGTTGGTGATCAATACCACCGACGGGACCCAGGCCATCAAGGACAGCTTCTCCATCCGCCGTTCCGCGCTGACTCAGAACGTGCCGCACTTCACCACCATCGCCGGAGCCCGGGCCGCCGTGCACGCCATTGCGGCCATGCGGGAAGCCCCTCTTGATGTTACGCCGCTGCAAGACTATTTTAGCGGTTCGTTTTAG
- the greA gene encoding transcription elongation factor GreA, whose amino-acid sequence MEKIPMTRGGLEELEAELKHLKSRERPDVIKAIAEAREHGDLSENAEYHAAREKQSFIEGRIAELEDITSRVEVIDPSKLSGDVVRFGATVEVVDEDTDEEMAFQIVGAHEADVDKGRLSITAPLSRGLIGKSLGDSVEVTSPGGTKSYEILKVDYK is encoded by the coding sequence ATGGAAAAGATCCCGATGACCCGTGGCGGTCTGGAAGAACTGGAAGCGGAGCTGAAGCACCTCAAAAGCCGTGAACGCCCCGATGTCATCAAAGCCATCGCCGAGGCCCGCGAGCATGGGGATCTCTCCGAGAACGCCGAATATCATGCGGCGCGCGAAAAGCAGAGCTTCATCGAAGGCCGAATCGCCGAGTTGGAAGACATCACCAGCCGGGTGGAAGTCATCGACCCGTCGAAACTGTCCGGCGACGTGGTCCGCTTCGGCGCCACCGTTGAGGTGGTGGACGAGGACACCGACGAGGAAATGGCCTTTCAGATCGTCGGCGCCCACGAAGCCGACGTGGACAAGGGCAGGCTGTCCATCACCGCGCCCCTGTCCCGGGGACTGATCGGCAAGAGCCTGGGTGACTCAGTGGAAGTGACTTCGCCGGGCGGCACCAAGTCCTATGAGATTCTCAAGGTCGACTACAAATAG
- the ahcY gene encoding adenosylhomocysteinase has translation MTSNTDYIVADIALADWGRKELDIAESEMPGLMVTREEYGPSQPLKGARIAGSLHMTIQTAVLIETLTALGADVRWASCNIYSTQDHAAAAIAATGVPVFAVKGETLEDYWDYTHKIFEWADGGTPNMILDDGGDATLLIHLGARAEKDISVLDNPGSQEEEILFAAIKKRLGEQPGWYSNILVNIMGVTEETTTGVHRLYEMEREGSLPFPAFNVNDSVTKSKFDNKYGCRESLVDGIRRATDVMMAGKVAVVAGFGDVGKGSAESLRSAGCRVLVTEIDPICALQAAMEGFEVVTMEDAAPRGDIFVTTTGNVDILTTDHMAAMKDRAIVCNIGHFDNEIQVAGLKNYKWTNIKAQVDEIEFPDGHRIILLAEGRLVNLGCATGHPSFVMSASFTNQTLAQIELFANNGDGQYENKVYVLPKHLDEKVAQLHLDKLGVALSKLSQKQADYIGVPVNGPFKGEAYRY, from the coding sequence ATGACCTCCAACACTGACTATATCGTCGCTGACATCGCCCTGGCCGATTGGGGCCGCAAGGAACTGGACATCGCCGAGAGCGAGATGCCGGGCCTGATGGTCACCCGCGAGGAATACGGCCCGTCGCAGCCCTTGAAGGGCGCGCGCATTGCCGGCTCCCTGCATATGACTATCCAGACGGCGGTCCTGATCGAGACCCTGACCGCTCTGGGCGCCGACGTGCGCTGGGCGTCGTGCAACATCTATTCGACCCAGGACCATGCCGCCGCGGCCATTGCCGCCACCGGTGTGCCGGTGTTCGCGGTCAAGGGCGAAACCCTGGAAGACTATTGGGACTACACCCACAAGATCTTCGAATGGGCCGATGGCGGTACCCCGAACATGATTCTCGATGACGGCGGCGACGCCACCTTGCTGATCCACCTGGGGGCCCGCGCCGAAAAGGATATCTCGGTGCTCGACAATCCGGGGAGCCAGGAAGAGGAAATCCTGTTCGCCGCCATCAAGAAGCGGCTGGGTGAACAGCCCGGCTGGTATTCCAATATCCTTGTGAATATCATGGGTGTGACCGAGGAGACCACCACCGGCGTGCATCGCCTGTACGAGATGGAGCGTGAAGGATCGCTGCCGTTCCCGGCCTTCAACGTCAATGACTCGGTCACCAAATCCAAGTTCGACAACAAGTACGGCTGCCGGGAATCCCTGGTCGACGGCATCCGCCGGGCCACCGACGTGATGATGGCGGGCAAGGTCGCCGTGGTCGCCGGTTTCGGCGATGTGGGCAAGGGCTCCGCCGAGAGCCTGCGCTCCGCCGGTTGCCGGGTGCTGGTCACTGAGATCGATCCCATCTGCGCCCTGCAAGCGGCCATGGAAGGCTTCGAAGTGGTGACCATGGAAGACGCCGCGCCGCGTGGCGATATCTTTGTCACCACCACCGGCAACGTGGATATTCTGACCACCGACCATATGGCGGCCATGAAAGATCGGGCGATCGTTTGCAACATCGGCCACTTCGACAACGAGATTCAGGTCGCCGGTCTGAAGAACTACAAATGGACCAACATCAAGGCTCAGGTGGACGAGATCGAGTTCCCCGACGGCCACCGCATTATTCTGCTCGCCGAAGGGCGTCTGGTGAACCTGGGCTGTGCCACCGGCCATCCGAGCTTCGTCATGTCAGCCAGCTTCACCAACCAGACCCTGGCCCAGATCGAGCTGTTCGCCAACAACGGCGATGGCCAGTACGAGAACAAGGTCTATGTGCTGCCCAAGCATCTAGATGAGAAAGTGGCGCAGCTGCATTTGGATAAGTTGGGCGTGGCCCTGTCCAAGCTCAGTCAGAAGCAGGCCGACTACATCGGCGTGCCGGTCAACGGCCCGTTCAAGGGCGAGGCCTACCGCTACTGA
- a CDS encoding methyltransferase domain-containing protein: MTDTQTAGSKAQDVVAKAESYYDSADADNFYFNIWGGEDIHIGLYDSTDDIAEASRLTVEKMAAVAAPITDATKILDVGAGYGGAARFLAKRFGCQVDCLNISQTQNATNRRLTEDQGLADRITVVHGSFEDIPEEDGKFDLVWSQDAILHSGRRQRVLEEVTRVLKPGGRFVFTDPMQADDCPEGVLQAVYDRIHLENLGSFAAYREMAGHVGLEVVETLDRSAQLRNHYHRVGERLAADYDRMASVSSKDYLDRMLKGLTHWVEAADKGFLAWGILHMRKP, translated from the coding sequence ATGACTGATACCCAAACGGCGGGCTCCAAGGCCCAGGACGTGGTCGCCAAGGCCGAGAGCTATTACGATAGTGCCGATGCCGACAACTTCTACTTCAACATCTGGGGCGGCGAAGACATCCATATTGGGCTCTACGACAGCACCGATGACATCGCCGAGGCCAGCCGCCTGACGGTGGAGAAAATGGCCGCCGTGGCGGCGCCCATCACCGACGCGACCAAGATCCTCGACGTGGGCGCTGGATATGGCGGGGCGGCCCGCTTCCTGGCCAAACGTTTCGGCTGCCAGGTGGATTGCCTGAACATCAGTCAGACCCAGAACGCCACCAACCGGCGGCTGACCGAAGACCAGGGGCTGGCTGACCGCATCACCGTGGTGCATGGCAGCTTCGAGGACATCCCCGAGGAGGACGGCAAGTTCGATCTGGTCTGGTCCCAGGACGCGATCCTGCATTCCGGTCGCCGACAACGGGTGCTGGAAGAGGTGACCCGCGTGCTCAAGCCCGGCGGACGTTTCGTGTTCACTGATCCCATGCAGGCCGACGACTGCCCCGAGGGCGTCTTGCAGGCTGTTTACGACCGCATCCATCTGGAAAACCTCGGGTCCTTTGCCGCCTATCGGGAGATGGCGGGCCATGTCGGCTTGGAAGTGGTGGAGACCCTCGACCGGAGCGCGCAACTGCGCAACCACTATCATCGGGTCGGTGAACGGCTCGCCGCCGACTACGACCGCATGGCTTCGGTTTCGTCCAAGGACTACCTGGACCGCATGTTGAAGGGGCTGACCCACTGGGTTGAGGCCGCGGACAAGGGCTTCCTTGCCTGGGGCATCCTCCATATGCGCAAACCCTGA